A DNA window from Agarivorans sp. TSD2052 contains the following coding sequences:
- a CDS encoding TRAP transporter substrate-binding protein, with protein sequence MSQIKQAVFSLTAIALLAGASLSVQATEWKGWNIHKAGYPNTEGMDKFAELVEQKSNGDFTIKMYHSGVLGNQPDAIEQVRIGGLEIGNFSLGPIGPIVQEANVLSLPFVFNDVDHMHRAMDGEVGEQINAAMEKKGLISLAWYDAGARSFYNSKKPITSPADVQGMKVRVMNNDLYSGMVSALGGNPSPIAYSEVYQSLKTGVVDGAENGWPEYESMGHFEVAGFYSLSQHLIIPQCLCVNAGAYRKLSEAEQIMLKEAAAESAQVQRDLWAAREEFSRNKVLESGIKLNDIPNKAEFQQAMQPVYDEYLGDNPELKPLVMLIQNTK encoded by the coding sequence ATGAGCCAGATTAAACAAGCGGTGTTTTCATTAACTGCTATTGCATTGTTAGCGGGGGCTTCACTTTCAGTACAAGCTACAGAATGGAAAGGTTGGAACATTCACAAGGCTGGCTATCCCAATACTGAGGGCATGGACAAATTTGCTGAGTTAGTGGAGCAAAAATCTAACGGTGATTTTACCATAAAAATGTATCACTCGGGGGTGCTAGGTAATCAACCTGATGCCATTGAACAGGTACGTATTGGTGGCTTAGAAATTGGCAACTTCAGCTTAGGCCCAATTGGTCCGATTGTTCAAGAAGCTAACGTATTGTCGTTACCTTTTGTATTTAATGATGTAGACCATATGCACCGAGCGATGGACGGTGAGGTTGGTGAACAAATAAATGCCGCAATGGAGAAGAAAGGGCTCATTAGTTTAGCCTGGTATGACGCCGGCGCTCGTTCTTTCTATAATTCTAAGAAACCGATTACCAGTCCCGCTGATGTGCAAGGCATGAAGGTTAGGGTGATGAACAACGATTTGTATTCAGGCATGGTGTCTGCCCTGGGCGGGAATCCTTCTCCTATTGCCTATTCTGAAGTTTACCAGTCACTCAAAACGGGCGTGGTAGATGGTGCTGAAAATGGTTGGCCTGAGTATGAGTCAATGGGGCACTTTGAAGTAGCGGGCTTTTACTCTTTATCACAACATTTAATCATTCCTCAGTGCTTGTGCGTAAATGCTGGTGCCTACCGTAAATTGTCTGAAGCTGAGCAAATCATGCTGAAAGAAGCTGCTGCTGAGTCGGCTCAAGTGCAGCGAGATTTATGGGCCGCTAGGGAAGAATTTAGCCGAAATAAAGTGCTGGAGTCTGGTATTAAGTTGAATGACATTCCGAATAAAGCTGAGTTTCAACAAGCAATGCAACCAGTATACGATGAGTACTTAGGTGACAACCCTGAGCTCAAGCCTTTAGTTATGTTAATTCAAAATACCAAATAA
- a CDS encoding TRAP transporter small permease: MANLNSELKLSKYDQFLDLLCRISLVIAGSALVLLTVIFGWLVFGRYVLNSTPTWVEQLSLLLVVLISFLGASVGIHKSTHLGVSFFRERSPRWLQNIFELISLLSLSIFGAVMMVNSYQLVIFKWGSDIPLLGIPEGVRAIPIMLCGGLTMLYSIGHLIHLFKRFRSDTK; the protein is encoded by the coding sequence ATGGCAAATCTAAATTCTGAGCTAAAACTCTCAAAATATGACCAATTTTTAGACCTGCTATGCCGAATTAGCCTAGTTATTGCGGGCTCGGCCTTGGTGCTGTTAACGGTTATTTTTGGTTGGTTGGTATTTGGGCGATACGTACTAAATTCAACGCCCACTTGGGTAGAGCAATTATCACTGCTATTGGTGGTGCTGATAAGTTTTCTGGGAGCCTCGGTGGGGATCCATAAAAGCACCCACTTAGGAGTATCGTTTTTTCGAGAGCGCAGCCCGCGCTGGTTACAAAACATTTTTGAGTTGATTTCATTGTTATCTCTGAGCATTTTTGGCGCGGTGATGATGGTGAACAGCTATCAGTTGGTGATATTCAAATGGGGCTCGGATATTCCTCTGTTAGGCATTCCTGAGGGAGTGCGCGCAATTCCTATTATGTTGTGTGGAGGCTTAACCATGCTCTATTCAATTGGTCATTTAATTCATCTATTCAAGCGGTTTCGCTCAGATACGAAATAG
- a CDS encoding AbgT family transporter, producing the protein MSSSTTSDALPKKGGIARFLDAIERVGNKLPDPAMLFLGLMFFVWLLSAALSNVNFSEIDPRSSETIVINNLMSAEWLTTWMTSMVKIFTSFAPLGVVLVAVLGVGVAERSGYINAALKAMLKVTPAKMITPAVVLIGVISSVATDAGYVVVIPLAGVIFHAVGRHPIAGITAAFAGVSGGFCANFIPSGLDPLLQSFTQSSAQLYNPEMQVNPLNNWFFASASCLPIVATIWYITDKIVEPRLLKNSPISDDLEVASDMHSTSKQETFAFRIASLAMLALIGLLVFAAWGESSSLRDAQGSLTSFSAPMMQIIVPLIFIFFVIPGVIFGYLNGSFKNSNDVVAAMSKTMETMGHYIVMAFFCSMFVWAFGQSNIGVLMAVKGANLLQAIGMAAPATIIGMIALVVLINLFVGSSSAKWALISPVLVPMLMQMEISPDLVQAAYRIGDSSSNIITPLMPYFPLVVVFCQKYAKNMGIGTLVATMIPYSIALAIFWTFFLLAYWSLGLPLGLGASYVYPAPL; encoded by the coding sequence ATGAGTTCTTCCACCACCAGCGATGCGCTACCCAAAAAAGGGGGGATCGCGCGCTTTTTAGACGCCATTGAACGTGTTGGTAATAAGCTACCTGATCCCGCCATGCTTTTCCTCGGCCTCATGTTTTTCGTTTGGCTACTCTCCGCAGCACTGTCCAACGTCAACTTTAGTGAAATAGACCCCCGTAGTAGCGAAACCATCGTCATTAACAACCTAATGAGCGCCGAGTGGCTGACCACATGGATGACGAGTATGGTGAAAATCTTCACTAGCTTTGCTCCCTTAGGTGTAGTGTTGGTGGCGGTACTGGGTGTTGGTGTTGCCGAACGTTCTGGCTACATTAATGCGGCATTAAAAGCGATGCTAAAAGTAACCCCAGCCAAAATGATTACCCCTGCGGTAGTATTAATTGGTGTTATTTCTAGTGTTGCTACCGATGCCGGTTATGTTGTGGTTATTCCTTTAGCTGGGGTTATTTTCCACGCTGTAGGCCGCCACCCAATTGCAGGTATCACTGCAGCCTTTGCTGGTGTATCTGGTGGTTTCTGCGCTAACTTCATTCCCTCAGGGCTAGATCCTTTACTACAAAGCTTTACCCAGAGTTCGGCGCAATTATACAATCCAGAAATGCAAGTAAACCCGCTTAATAACTGGTTCTTTGCTTCCGCTTCTTGTCTACCAATTGTGGCGACTATCTGGTATATCACCGATAAGATTGTTGAGCCTCGTTTGTTAAAAAACAGCCCTATTTCCGATGATCTGGAAGTGGCTTCAGACATGCACAGCACCTCTAAACAGGAAACCTTTGCCTTTCGTATTGCCAGTCTAGCCATGCTAGCGTTGATCGGCTTGTTAGTATTTGCGGCCTGGGGAGAATCATCCTCTCTTCGTGATGCTCAAGGCTCCCTCACTAGCTTTAGCGCACCGATGATGCAAATTATCGTACCGCTAATCTTCATCTTTTTTGTCATTCCAGGGGTGATATTTGGCTACCTAAACGGCAGCTTCAAAAATTCAAACGATGTCGTGGCAGCCATGTCCAAAACCATGGAAACCATGGGCCACTATATTGTAATGGCATTTTTCTGTTCAATGTTTGTATGGGCTTTTGGTCAATCAAACATTGGTGTATTAATGGCGGTGAAAGGGGCTAACTTACTACAAGCCATTGGTATGGCAGCGCCTGCCACCATTATTGGTATGATTGCATTAGTGGTTCTGATCAATCTATTTGTGGGCTCATCGTCAGCCAAATGGGCGCTCATTTCACCGGTATTGGTGCCGATGTTAATGCAAATGGAAATTTCGCCAGATTTAGTGCAAGCGGCTTACCGTATCGGTGATTCTAGCTCAAACATCATTACCCCGTTGATGCCTTACTTCCCATTGGTGGTCGTGTTCTGTCAGAAGTATGCTAAGAATATGGGTATTGGAACCTTGGTAGCAACCATGATTCCTTACTCCATCGCACTGGCGATTTTCTGGACCTTCTTCCTATTGGCCTATTGGAGCTTAGGCTTGCCGCTAGGTTTGGGAGCAAGTTACGTTTACCCTGCGCCGCTATAA
- a CDS encoding TRAP transporter large permease → MGLFILMAVFAIGVVIGTPVAFALGIAAVSAFFYEGLPMLIAFQRITAGISVFSLMAIPFFIFAGELMFHGGIAVRLVRFASSAVGAVRGGLGVVNVMSSMLFGGISGSAVADISALGSILIPVMKEKGYDEDYAVNVTVTSSIAGIMIPPSHNMILYAVAAGGGISISQLFLAGVVPGVLMCICLAVAAYIVAVKRGYKAEKFPGFMVLFIHFVSALPGLLTAVIIVGGVLSGVFTVTESGAFGTIYAVLVTVLVYRALTWEKFKTAVINSVKTTSMVMVLIACAAAFAYMLTYFQVPSKMIDFLHGVSDNPIVIILMINAMLLVLGMVMDMAALILICTPIFLPVAQSLGIDPLQFGMILMMNLGLGLCTPPVGACLFVGCAVGKVPIEVAVKTIWPFYIAIFMALLLTTFVPAVSLSLPYWLAG, encoded by the coding sequence ATGGGTTTGTTTATTTTGATGGCGGTGTTTGCCATAGGTGTAGTGATTGGTACACCCGTTGCCTTTGCCTTGGGCATTGCCGCGGTTTCAGCATTTTTTTATGAAGGCTTGCCGATGCTGATTGCGTTTCAGCGGATTACAGCAGGCATCAGTGTGTTTTCACTAATGGCTATTCCATTTTTTATCTTTGCTGGCGAATTGATGTTTCACGGTGGCATTGCAGTGCGTTTAGTGCGTTTTGCTTCGTCGGCAGTTGGGGCTGTGCGAGGCGGCTTAGGGGTCGTTAATGTCATGTCTTCGATGTTATTTGGAGGGATATCAGGTTCGGCTGTCGCTGATATTTCGGCCTTAGGGTCGATTCTAATTCCGGTCATGAAAGAGAAAGGCTACGACGAAGACTATGCAGTTAATGTGACGGTTACCTCCTCGATCGCGGGTATTATGATCCCTCCCAGTCACAATATGATTTTGTACGCAGTGGCAGCTGGTGGTGGTATATCCATCTCGCAGTTATTTTTGGCTGGAGTCGTTCCTGGCGTATTGATGTGTATTTGTTTGGCGGTAGCCGCCTATATTGTGGCGGTGAAGCGGGGTTATAAAGCCGAGAAATTTCCCGGTTTCATGGTGCTATTCATACATTTTGTTTCGGCGCTTCCAGGCTTGTTAACCGCTGTAATTATTGTTGGTGGAGTGTTGTCTGGGGTATTTACCGTTACAGAGTCTGGCGCTTTTGGCACCATTTACGCGGTGTTGGTTACGGTGCTGGTTTATCGCGCGTTAACCTGGGAGAAGTTTAAAACGGCAGTGATTAATTCTGTAAAAACTACTTCTATGGTAATGGTCTTGATTGCCTGTGCAGCAGCTTTTGCCTATATGCTGACTTACTTTCAAGTGCCGAGCAAAATGATCGATTTTTTGCATGGGGTTTCTGATAACCCGATTGTTATTATCTTGATGATCAATGCGATGTTGTTAGTTCTAGGCATGGTTATGGATATGGCAGCACTGATTTTAATTTGTACGCCGATATTTTTGCCTGTTGCTCAATCCTTGGGAATTGACCCGCTGCAGTTTGGTATGATTTTAATGATGAACTTAGGGTTGGGTTTATGTACTCCACCGGTGGGGGCTTGCTTGTTTGTCGGCTGTGCCGTAGGCAAAGTCCCTATTGAAGTAGCGGTAAAAACCATATGGCCATTCTATATCGCCATCTTCATGGCCTTATTACTCACCACATTTGTACCTGCAGTGTCGTTAAGCTTGCCTTATTGGTTGGCGGGGTGA
- a CDS encoding pentapeptide repeat-containing protein, giving the protein MTECEQGNIELLAHQAPIESYLDLDDSEFLIERRCFADLDWAMVEQAHLLFKHCTFIDCDFSEAKLNETRFEHCQLHHCDFSGADLNASQFIHCSLYDRKRQRSCDFSTADLSHAEFKGCDISTANFSRSEMFDVSIDKCHAQGCRFEFADFSKAISRKVIVSSAHLLDSNFSLSDFEGVNLAKCNLSGCNLNEVVLTSANLEGANLTNTQFSPSCYQGLQLFQADLRNADISGINLGSIDFSGVKIFNWQMVGLMEQLGIVVFPDN; this is encoded by the coding sequence ATGACAGAGTGTGAACAAGGCAACATTGAATTATTAGCCCATCAAGCGCCGATTGAGTCGTATTTAGATCTCGATGATAGCGAATTTTTGATTGAGAGGCGTTGTTTTGCTGATCTTGATTGGGCGATGGTTGAACAAGCACATTTGCTGTTCAAGCACTGTACGTTTATTGATTGTGACTTCAGTGAAGCCAAGCTAAACGAGACTCGCTTTGAACATTGTCAGCTCCATCACTGTGATTTCAGTGGCGCGGATTTGAACGCTAGTCAGTTTATTCATTGCAGTTTGTATGATCGCAAACGTCAGCGGAGTTGCGATTTTAGCACTGCTGATTTAAGCCATGCAGAATTTAAGGGCTGTGATATATCTACCGCTAACTTTAGCCGCAGCGAGATGTTTGATGTGTCTATAGATAAGTGTCACGCTCAAGGCTGCCGCTTTGAGTTCGCTGATTTTTCGAAAGCGATCAGTCGAAAGGTTATTGTTAGTTCAGCGCATTTACTCGATAGCAATTTTAGCTTGAGTGACTTTGAAGGCGTTAACTTAGCTAAGTGTAACTTGTCGGGCTGCAATTTAAATGAGGTGGTGTTAACCAGTGCTAACTTGGAAGGCGCCAACCTCACTAATACTCAATTTTCGCCGAGTTGTTATCAAGGCTTACAGCTGTTTCAAGCCGACTTACGCAATGCCGATATTTCAGGGATAAACCTTGGCAGTATTGATTTTAGTGGGGTGAAAATCTTTAATTGGCAAATGGTCGGCTTAATGGAACAGTTGGGTATTGTGGTATTTCCTGATAATTGA
- a CDS encoding glycerate kinase, which produces MKIVIAPDSFKESLSAMEAADMIEQGFKDVFPDATYKKVPLADGGEGTVQAMVDATGGQIMPVLVAGPRGNQVEAFFGVLGDKQTAVIEMAAASGLHLVDHALRDPRKTSSYGTGELISAALDAGASKLIIGLGGSATNDAGVGMLQALGASFVDQFNKPLKRGGGELIDLASIDISGLDPRLAEVDIEVACDVDNPLCGEQGASAIFGPQKGATPEMIKQLDAALGRFASIVFSQFGIDIMHTAGSGAAGGMGAGLLAFLQAELRPGVQIVTDAVDLAASVEGADLLITGEGRIDSQTIAGKTPYGAAQIAMQYNVPVIALAGAMLPGYEVVHEHGIDAVFSIVPGTCDLEQALIEAEQNLFVCARNVAATLKLSKQIFG; this is translated from the coding sequence ATGAAAATTGTGATAGCCCCTGATTCATTTAAAGAAAGCCTTAGTGCCATGGAAGCGGCCGATATGATTGAGCAAGGTTTTAAGGACGTTTTTCCCGATGCCACTTATAAAAAAGTGCCATTAGCCGATGGTGGAGAAGGTACTGTACAAGCAATGGTGGATGCTACTGGCGGGCAAATAATGCCTGTGTTGGTAGCGGGACCACGTGGTAATCAAGTCGAAGCTTTTTTTGGTGTGCTGGGCGACAAGCAAACGGCAGTGATAGAAATGGCCGCGGCCTCGGGGCTACATTTGGTTGACCACGCGCTGCGTGATCCGCGAAAAACCTCTAGTTATGGCACCGGCGAGCTGATTAGTGCCGCCTTAGATGCAGGGGCGAGTAAGCTGATTATTGGTCTAGGCGGCAGTGCCACCAATGATGCTGGTGTGGGCATGTTACAAGCCTTGGGGGCGAGCTTTGTTGACCAGTTTAATAAGCCTTTAAAACGCGGTGGTGGCGAGCTGATTGACCTGGCTTCAATTGATATTTCGGGGCTTGATCCGCGCCTAGCCGAGGTAGACATTGAAGTGGCTTGTGACGTTGACAATCCACTATGTGGTGAACAAGGTGCCAGTGCCATTTTTGGTCCTCAAAAAGGCGCTACACCCGAAATGATTAAACAACTCGACGCCGCTTTAGGCCGTTTTGCTTCGATTGTCTTTAGCCAATTTGGTATAGATATTATGCATACCGCTGGCAGTGGTGCTGCGGGTGGCATGGGCGCGGGTTTATTGGCCTTTTTACAGGCAGAGCTGCGCCCGGGGGTGCAGATCGTGACCGATGCGGTTGATTTGGCTGCCAGTGTCGAAGGTGCTGATTTGCTTATCACCGGTGAAGGGCGCATCGATAGTCAAACCATTGCCGGTAAAACGCCCTATGGTGCGGCGCAAATTGCCATGCAATATAATGTGCCAGTGATTGCCTTAGCGGGGGCTATGTTGCCAGGGTATGAGGTCGTACACGAGCACGGTATTGATGCGGTATTTTCTATTGTGCCGGGCACCTGCGACCTAGAACAAGCTTTAATTGAAGCGGAACAAAACTTATTTGTTTGTGCCCGAAATGTGGCGGCAACCCTTAAACTGAGCAAACAAATATTTGGCTAA
- a CDS encoding DNA topoisomerase III, with protein sequence MRLYIAEKPSLARAIAAVLPKPQQKQNGFIQLANGDCVTWCIGHLLEQAEPEHYDARFKQWRMEHLPILPEQWQWKAKSKTASQLRVIKGLIKQASSLVHAGDPDREGQLLVDLVIEHCKAKLSLKQQCQRVLLSDLNPAAVARALKQLQSNQEFSALSTSALARSRADWLYGINLTRAYTLKGQQQGYSGVLSVGRVQTPILGLVVRRDQEIAEFVSRPFYQVEAKLHTELAESFSAMWQPSEACEPYQDEDGRVLSRPLAEHVAKRITLQAAVVTRLKQQDKQQAPPLPYNLSSLQIDAAKRFAYSAKQVLDICQALYERHTLITYPRSDSRYLPKQHHRDAPQVLAAIKANSQDLAKACSNADPSLRSKAWNDAKVDAHHAIIPTEKYYAAAKLGEAERRIYQLIARQYIAQFYPHYRYAHTEAMISIADGLFKASANQIQDLGWKVLFPQKKSADEQALLPALKEGQSLHCSEGVVLDKHTQPPKAFTDATLLSAMTGIARFVKDPALKAVLKETDGLGTEATRAGIIELLFKRGFLFRQSKHIYASDSGKALVNALPAICTWPDMTAQWEMQLDAISQRKQSYGQFMQGMQGQLNTLVEQSTSVNAQAFAGIAAPASKKRYRKAKSSAVSGKTKALASSVKAKAKPKSRGRKLTNQ encoded by the coding sequence GTGCGTCTTTATATTGCAGAAAAACCCAGCCTTGCTCGTGCTATTGCGGCAGTCTTACCTAAACCTCAGCAAAAACAGAATGGTTTTATTCAGTTGGCCAATGGCGACTGCGTCACTTGGTGTATTGGCCACTTATTAGAGCAAGCTGAGCCTGAGCATTACGACGCCCGTTTTAAGCAATGGCGTATGGAACACTTACCTATTCTGCCAGAGCAGTGGCAGTGGAAAGCCAAAAGCAAAACCGCATCTCAGTTGCGGGTGATTAAAGGTTTAATTAAGCAAGCCAGTAGTTTAGTGCACGCCGGTGACCCCGATCGTGAAGGGCAGTTACTGGTCGATTTAGTGATTGAGCACTGCAAAGCCAAACTAAGCCTTAAGCAACAATGCCAACGGGTATTGCTTAGCGATCTCAACCCTGCCGCGGTGGCGCGAGCCTTAAAACAGCTTCAATCTAACCAAGAATTTAGTGCGCTGTCTACCTCAGCTTTGGCGCGTTCTCGCGCCGATTGGTTATATGGCATTAACCTCACCCGTGCTTATACCTTAAAGGGCCAGCAACAAGGGTATTCAGGGGTATTATCGGTAGGCCGGGTGCAAACACCTATTTTAGGTTTGGTGGTGCGTAGAGACCAAGAGATCGCTGAATTTGTCAGCCGACCCTTTTATCAAGTTGAAGCCAAACTGCATACTGAACTGGCTGAGTCATTTAGCGCCATGTGGCAGCCCAGTGAAGCCTGCGAGCCCTACCAAGATGAAGACGGCCGAGTATTAAGTCGGCCGTTAGCCGAGCATGTCGCTAAGCGAATCACCCTGCAAGCCGCTGTAGTTACCCGCCTAAAACAGCAAGACAAACAGCAAGCGCCACCGCTGCCATACAATTTGTCTAGCTTGCAAATTGACGCGGCAAAACGCTTTGCCTATAGCGCAAAGCAGGTGCTTGATATTTGTCAGGCCTTGTATGAGCGACATACGCTTATTACTTATCCACGTTCCGATAGCCGCTATTTACCCAAGCAGCACCACCGCGATGCGCCTCAGGTTTTAGCGGCGATTAAAGCCAATAGCCAAGATTTGGCGAAAGCCTGCTCTAACGCAGACCCTAGTCTGCGCAGTAAAGCTTGGAATGACGCCAAAGTAGATGCTCACCACGCGATTATTCCTACCGAAAAATATTATGCAGCCGCTAAGCTGGGTGAAGCTGAACGGCGTATTTACCAGCTGATTGCTCGCCAGTATATCGCTCAGTTTTATCCGCATTATCGCTACGCGCATACAGAAGCGATGATCAGCATTGCTGATGGCTTGTTTAAGGCGAGTGCTAATCAAATTCAAGACTTAGGCTGGAAGGTACTATTTCCGCAGAAGAAGTCAGCCGATGAGCAAGCTTTGTTACCCGCCTTAAAAGAAGGCCAAAGCCTGCACTGCAGTGAAGGGGTGGTGTTAGATAAACACACTCAGCCACCTAAAGCTTTTACCGATGCGACGTTGCTAAGCGCTATGACGGGTATTGCTCGATTTGTAAAAGATCCCGCTTTAAAAGCGGTGCTGAAAGAAACCGATGGCTTGGGGACGGAGGCAACTCGTGCAGGGATTATTGAATTATTGTTTAAGCGCGGCTTTTTGTTCCGTCAAAGTAAGCACATTTATGCCAGTGATAGTGGCAAGGCGCTCGTGAACGCTTTACCTGCCATCTGTACTTGGCCTGATATGACTGCACAGTGGGAGATGCAACTAGACGCGATTAGCCAGCGTAAGCAAAGCTACGGACAATTTATGCAAGGTATGCAGGGCCAGCTCAACACGCTTGTTGAGCAAAGTACCAGTGTAAACGCGCAAGCTTTTGCTGGTATCGCTGCGCCAGCCAGTAAAAAACGCTACCGTAAAGCCAAAAGCAGCGCCGTTAGCGGTAAAACCAAGGCTTTAGCCAGTAGTGTCAAAGCGAAGGCTAAGCCCAAATCTCGTGGGCGTAAGCTTACTAATCAATGA
- a CDS encoding GGDEF domain-containing protein: MFQPFNEDQHLLLQDLAFPQTKRLTYVVSVVYLLVSISHFFVLNSGLDKSILISLGLFSSLAIFASAHYLPRFMNPATSAMHLVVVLAMLLNTLTHMYLSNNLWQSSTLMLVIVALGGFMVERRLLLLSLFSGLVIWASMVMHMNMHSDTRLLVHCSFGLGMSVMVSLLLFSHRVGVFSQLVEQRKQLQYVADVDQLSLCLRRHAFDIKAEALLSESDKKAFSVLYCDLDYFKLLNDGMGHSAGDEALQRFGQLLLTLAKPQQLVVGRMGGEEFVLAGCIGEEQAAQLAEQIVQNLEQLMIPHPESLSSMYLTCSIGVASSAVNHDFSSLCKYADKALYIAKHSGRNQHQVHNHYQLPEGLKMPVVA, translated from the coding sequence TTGTTTCAGCCCTTTAACGAAGACCAGCATCTACTGCTGCAAGATTTGGCTTTTCCTCAAACTAAACGCCTCACTTATGTGGTGAGTGTTGTTTACCTATTGGTGAGTATTTCGCATTTTTTTGTATTAAATTCCGGCCTTGATAAATCAATTTTGATTTCTTTAGGTTTGTTTTCTAGCTTAGCTATCTTTGCTAGCGCCCATTATTTACCGCGGTTTATGAACCCCGCTACTTCCGCTATGCATCTGGTGGTGGTGCTAGCAATGTTACTTAATACCCTTACTCATATGTATTTGAGCAATAACCTGTGGCAAAGCAGTACGCTTATGTTGGTGATTGTCGCCTTAGGCGGCTTTATGGTTGAGCGGCGCTTATTGTTATTATCTTTGTTTAGTGGCTTGGTGATTTGGGCCAGTATGGTGATGCACATGAATATGCATAGTGATACTCGATTGCTGGTGCATTGCAGCTTTGGTCTAGGTATGAGCGTAATGGTGTCATTGTTGCTGTTTAGCCATCGCGTGGGTGTGTTTAGTCAATTGGTGGAGCAACGCAAGCAATTGCAATATGTCGCCGATGTAGACCAATTAAGTTTATGTTTACGCCGCCATGCCTTTGATATTAAAGCTGAAGCTCTGTTGTCTGAGAGTGACAAAAAAGCCTTTTCGGTGCTCTATTGTGACCTTGATTATTTCAAATTGCTTAATGATGGCATGGGCCATTCGGCGGGCGATGAAGCGTTGCAACGATTTGGCCAACTGTTATTAACCCTGGCCAAGCCGCAACAATTAGTCGTGGGCCGAATGGGAGGGGAAGAATTTGTATTGGCTGGTTGTATTGGAGAAGAGCAAGCCGCTCAGCTGGCCGAACAAATAGTGCAAAATTTAGAGCAATTAATGATTCCTCATCCCGAATCATTAAGCTCTATGTATCTTACCTGCAGTATTGGCGTGGCCAGCTCGGCGGTTAACCACGACTTCTCATCATTATGTAAATATGCTGACAAGGCCTTATATATTGCCAAACATAGCGGCCGAAACCAGCATCAAGTACATAACCATTATCAGTTGCCTGAAGGCTTAAAAATGCCGGTTGTCGCTTAA
- a CDS encoding LysR family transcriptional regulator ArgP yields MAFPDFDYKLLKALDAVVSEQSFERAAKRLHLTQSAVSQRIKLLESQLGQPLLIRGQPLHPSPLGQQLLGHYQRVIQLETELSNQLNVDEQQAQSLPLAVNADSLASWLIPALSPLLQQQRVEMNLYVEDESRTWQRMRSGEALACVTSKATPIAGSDSHFLGYMEYLCVATPAFIERFFANGVDRQSLSRAPGMSFDQHDDMHIQFLLEHFSLRPGQYPCHTVRSSEAFMELALASGAYSLNPRLHVAKHLADGSLVNLVPEHQVRVPLYWHHWQLAGKLMRQLSEQIRTYTQTCLPQL; encoded by the coding sequence ATGGCCTTTCCTGATTTTGATTACAAGTTACTTAAAGCCTTAGATGCGGTGGTGAGTGAGCAAAGCTTTGAACGGGCAGCTAAGCGCCTGCACCTCACCCAGTCGGCAGTTTCACAGCGGATTAAGTTACTAGAAAGCCAGTTAGGACAACCTTTGTTGATTCGTGGTCAACCTTTACATCCCAGCCCTTTGGGACAACAATTATTAGGCCATTATCAACGCGTCATTCAGCTTGAAACAGAGTTAAGCAATCAGCTTAATGTCGATGAACAGCAGGCTCAATCGCTGCCACTGGCGGTAAATGCAGACAGTTTGGCTAGTTGGTTAATTCCGGCGTTAAGCCCACTATTGCAACAGCAGCGGGTTGAAATGAATTTATACGTAGAGGATGAATCTCGCACTTGGCAGCGTATGCGCAGCGGTGAAGCCTTGGCGTGCGTTACCAGTAAAGCAACACCCATTGCTGGGAGCGATAGTCATTTTTTGGGTTATATGGAGTATTTATGTGTGGCGACACCAGCATTTATCGAACGCTTTTTTGCCAATGGGGTGGATAGACAAAGCCTCAGCCGCGCTCCGGGTATGTCGTTTGATCAACACGATGATATGCATATTCAGTTTTTACTAGAGCATTTTTCTTTACGCCCCGGTCAGTACCCTTGCCATACAGTACGTTCATCTGAAGCCTTTATGGAACTTGCTTTGGCTAGTGGTGCTTATAGCTTAAACCCACGCTTGCATGTGGCTAAGCATTTAGCCGATGGAAGCCTAGTGAATTTGGTACCAGAACATCAAGTTAGAGTGCCGCTATACTGGCATCATTGGCAATTAGCAGGTAAGTTAATGAGACAGCTAAGCGAACAAATACGCACCTATACACAAACTTGCTTACCGCAACTATAA